Below is a genomic region from Thermovirga sp..
CTTCTGACCTTCCGGTTGACCTTCTGGTGATAGTCCCTGGGGCGGGGGCCATGGGTGACTCCACCGCCTACCCAAAGAGGAGATCGCCTGCTGCCGTGCCTGGCCCTCCCCGTATGCTTCTGCCTCCAGGGTTTTCTCCCGCCGCCGCGCACTTCACCCCGGGTCTTGGTTGAGTGCGTCCCCTGCCTGGCATTAGCCTGCTGGGCTACCACGACCTGGTGCATCGCCGGCACATGGATAGGAGCCGCGAAAACGGAATCGGAAAGGTTCTCCTCACCGATCAATTCTCCCTTGAAATTGATTACCTTTACAGTCGGCATAGCTCCGCTGCCTCCTTATCGTGCCGCCCCAACCCGCTTGCGAATCATCACGAGCCCGTTCCTGGGTCCTGGAACAGCGCCCCTGATGAGCAAAAGGTGGTTTTCCGGATCAACGCCGGCTACAGACAGATTCTTGACGGTCACCCGTTCTCCGCCCATCCTTCCCGGCATTGCCTTTCCCTTGAAGATCTGACCGGGGGAGCTGCTCGCTCCCATCGAACCGGGCTTCCGGTGGAACTTGGAAGCGCCGTGACTGGCGGGACCGCCGCCGAAGTGATGCCGCTTTATGACCCCGGCGAATCCCTTTCCCTTGCTTCGCCCTGTCACATCGATCACATCGCCCGTCTCGAAGAGTTCTACGGAGACGACACCACCGACTTCATAGCCCTCGGTGTCGTCCACCCTGAACTCCCGGATCCACTTTTTGGGCTCGAGGCCCCTCTTTTCGAAGACACCCCTGTAGGGCTTGTTCAGCTTCGATGGCTTGGTGTCCCCGAAGGACAGGCTCACTGCGGTGTAACCATCCACATCACGGTTCTTGACGGCGACGACGCTGCAGGGACCTGCCTCGACAACCGTCACCGGAATGGACCGGCCCTGCTCGTCGAAGATCTGGGTCATGCCCAGCTTGCGACCAAGAATACCCATTTGTACCATCTCTCTCCTTTCAGCTCATTGCT
It encodes:
- the rplD gene encoding 50S ribosomal protein L4, with the translated sequence MPTVKVINFKGELIGEENLSDSVFAAPIHVPAMHQVVVAQQANARQGTHSTKTRGEVRGGGRKPWRQKHTGRARHGSRRSPLWVGGGVTHGPRPRDYHQKVNRKVR
- the rplC gene encoding 50S ribosomal protein L3: MVQMGILGRKLGMTQIFDEQGRSIPVTVVEAGPCSVVAVKNRDVDGYTAVSLSFGDTKPSKLNKPYRGVFEKRGLEPKKWIREFRVDDTEGYEVGGVVSVELFETGDVIDVTGRSKGKGFAGVIKRHHFGGGPASHGASKFHRKPGSMGASSSPGQIFKGKAMPGRMGGERVTVKNLSVAGVDPENHLLLIRGAVPGPRNGLVMIRKRVGAAR